TAATGGTGAATATGCTAGTTAAGAGAGGGAAATTATGCATAGTTTTGTTTTAAGAGATGGTAGAAAGATCGATTTTCAACAAACTGAAATTATGGGGATTATTAATATTACTAAAAATTCATTTTACAAAGAATCTCGTGTTTCAGAAGAAAGTTTAATGCAAAGGGTAGATCAGTTTATTCAAGAAGGTGCCCTTATTTTAGATATTGGAGCAGAATCAACACGTCCCGGCATTGATCCAGTCGACGAAGATACTGAAATTGAAAATATCCAAAAAGCAGTAAGTATGATTAGAGAAAAATATCCTAAGGTCTTGTTGTCTATTGACACTTATCGGGCCACAACGGCGGAAGCCGCTATATTAGCCGGTGCGGATATTATTAATGATATTTCTGGACTCACTTTTGATGAAAGAATGGCTGATGTAGTTGCTAAATATCAAGTGCCTATAATTATTATGCATATAAAAGGCAAACCTAAAGACATGCAAAATGATCCGCATTACGATGACTTAATTACTGAAGTCGAAGGATTTTTCAATCGCCAAATTCAATTAGCCCTTGATCACGGCGTTCAAAGAGATAAGATTATTCTAGACCCTGGTATTGGTTTTGGAAAAAATTATGAGCACAATGTTAGTTTAATTAAGAATATCGACTTTATGAAAAAATATCAGCTTCCTATTCTTCTGGCAGTATCCAGAAAGACCTTTATCGGTCAACGTCTAGGGGGATTAGAACCCAGTCAGCGTTTGGAAGGGACAATTGCTGTTTCCTGTTTTGCAGCCATGAAAGGAATAGAAATGGTGCGGGTTCACGATGTTAAAGAAAATTTACGCGCGGTTCGCGTGATGGAGTTATTTAAATGAAAACAACAGTGTATTTAGCGATTGGTTCTAATATAGGAGAGCTCAGCAAGAATCTAGATCAAGCTGTGCAAGCCGTTGATGCCCTGGAAGGCACAAAAGTCACTAAAAGATCAGCCAATTTATCTAATGCCGCTTACGGGGTAACTGATCAAGATGATTTTCTCAATGGGGTTATCGAAATCATAACGGATTTAGCTCCCTTGGATTTATTAAAAGCTATAAAGAAGATCGAAAAAGAAATGGGGCGGACAGAGACCTATCGATGGGGTCCACGTCTTATAGATATTGATATTATCTTTTATGGAGACATAGTCTTGGATAGCCAAGAATTGACGATTCCACATATCGACATGGTCAATCGCGACTTTGTCTTAGGGCCTTTAAAAGAAATCGCTCCTAATAAAAAGCATCCCATCTACAAAAAGACGGTAAGCGAATTGTACCAAGACTTAATTGATCGTAATCAATAAAATATTAGAAGTAGCGTTTATTAGCTCGAATTGCAAAAGCAAGCTAATAAACGCTATTTATTGTACTTGAGTTAAAGAAGGAGGTAAAAATTATTGCTTAGTTACTATCGATAATATATATTATGTTAACTAGAAAAGATAAAAAATAATTATTCTCTAAACGATTGCAATAATTAAGATTCAATGCTGAATGAAACGATAAATTCAATTAGTGAATTTAAGTCGCTCATTAGATCGTGGCGTATCATGTTAGCTCGCATATTATTAATGGTCTTGGCCAACAATAGCTTATGTCTATCTCGGCTTGGAGATAAGTATCTTTCAAAGCATAGCACCATGTTTCTTCATGGAATAATCCGCTCGCTGGTCTCTGGGAAGCGTAGCCGACTAGATATGATTTAAAACGATCTTACTCGTTTTGCTTTACGCTATATAATTATCAAGGATCTTTTATAGCAATATTTTAACTATTTATTCTCTGACTTGTAAAGATTATAGCATGTAAGGAATCACTAGATTTACAGCTCTTATGCTGAAATTGCAGTAAAATCGCCCTCAATTCATCTGAAATCACAATAAAAAGTCTAGGTATCGAAAAGGCTCCTAGACTTTTTATTACTCATTAATTAATCATTTAAACTTTCTTTCACATAAATATAGGCGTACCATTCTAGACCAAATTCTCGAAACATTAGTCGATAAATCTCTTGCCAATGCTTATTATTGTTAAGTAAATAAACTTGGTCAAAAAAGTCTTGATTATATTGGTCTGTACCAATAAAGTCGTTTTTCATGCCAACTAAATATTTAATGTGACCATCTGCTAATAAATCTAATATAGCTCTTAAATGATCGGCTACATAATAAGTACCTGGATGATAAGGTAATTTTTTATTGGCTTCAATGCCATAATCTCCAAAAATACTATTATTTGATTCCTTGAAATCAGGATTAGACCAATCTAAAGCCAAAATATGCCAGTCTCCATAGGTGTCTAATTGACATGGAATATTTAAAGCAAATTGACCACTAAGATATTTCATTTTGATCACTACCTAATCTATACTATATCTCTATGATAACTTTTTTACTTATCTGGTGAATGAAACCATTCAAATAGATCTATTTTCCTCCACCCTAGCCTACTTTATTTCGATAATAAAAGCAATAAAACCGGGTATGCCAAATCTTATAGAGCATTAGTTAAGTATGTATTAGCTAGCAAAATAGTGATTTAAGTCAATTACTTCATCAAATTGTTTACCTGCTCGATCAATATCGACATGGGTAACGTAAATAATTGTTTTATCTAAATTAATTAGTTTGTTTTCAATCTTTAATAAGGTTTCATAATCAATACCAGCAGAAAATTCGTCTAGTAGTAGAATATCATTTTTCATTCGGAAAGAGTTACTTCTTCACTGGAAATCATCATTTTTAAACTGTCCTTGTTTGCCCATTGTTTTAGTTCAACAAAACTTAAAACTTCAAATAGCTCTTTATAGGAATAATTATTAGAAAATAAGGTCAGATTATCTTTCAGACTAGCACTAAATACATGGGGTTGCTGTGGGACATAGCCTATGTGTTCAAAAAGGTTACTTTCTTTAATAGTTGTAATATCGACACCATTTATTTCTACGCTGCCTGCATAGTCATTTTGCTCTCTTAAAATAGCTTTCAAGATGGTGGTCTTGCCAATACCACTCTTTCCCTTTAATAAGTACTTCTTATTTTTATGAAAGGAGACATTAAGCGCCTTAGTCCCCTTCCTATTCTTTAAAACAAAATTATGAAATGAAATGACCTCAAACTTGCTTTGTGTGTTTGTAGCTTGATCGACCTGGGTAAATTCTTGGGAAAGTGAATCTAATACCTTTTTACCGTTAATATACTTTGCTAGTAAATCAGAAGAGCTGTATATTGGGAATGCTATTCTAGCTAGTAACTGCGAAAATGCAATCATTCCGCCTAGGGTGAGTTGACCATATATAATAAATAAACCGCCTATGATCCAAGTCCCAAAATAAAGAAGATTGGAAAATAGTTGATTCAAGCTGACAACCCTATATTGTGCTTTTTCAACTTGAATTTGTTTCTGTAAAAGTTTTAAGGTCTTGGTTTCAAATAATTTAAAAATACTAAATTCTTTATTGGCCACCCGCCAGTCTGCTGCCCCATTAATTAAATCTTGAATGCTGGCTACTGATGAATTCGTTTCATTGCTAAGCTCCCCTTGCTTTTCTTCAAGGGTATTTTTAAAAATAAATGCCACCAATAGATTGGGTAAACTCAAAAGAATTGATAGGAGTGATAGGATTGGATTGAAGAATAATGAAACGATCACTGCTACTAGTAATTGACAAATTAAATAGCCACCCCAATAAATCGAGTAAAAATAATTGGCTTCGACTTGATCGATTTGTGTGGTTAGCGAAGCTAAAAGTTTATCGTTCTTTTCCCCGGTTAGTAGATTAAGCGGTACTTTCTGAATATTTGCTTACGGAAAACATAGGCTGATTTTTTGCTTAATACAGAAGTTAATAATTGCTGAAAATAATAGATAAGTGTTTGAACTAATATAAATATAATAGTAAAGAAAGACACCATAATATATCTGCTTTTACCTAAATTAATAGCATCTATAATAAATTGCATTAAGAAAGCTTCACTGACCATAGCTATAGACAATAAAGAGGTCAAGAAACTAAAAATTAATATATTTTTTTTTAATATTCTATATATTGCTTTCATAATTTTCTCCATTATTTTTGATTGGTTTATTTTGGCGCCCTAAAATAACTTTGTCAAGACTTATATAACTTTTTAGTCAAATAAAGGGTTAAGCCAATAATTACTTAATGTAGTAACAAAAAGCTAATAAATGGATACTTTCAAGTCCTTTTACTGTGTAAATCTTCTGTTAATTAATAAATGATCCATATGGACAGCATAAAAAAGCACAATAGAATGTACTCTACTGTGCTAGCTCCTTGGGCGATTTTATTCTTACTCTAATCTCTAATTCAAAATACAGACGATTTAGCCATCAATTAATGCAATTAGTCTTTTAATGATAGGTCTTGACCAATGATTAAAGGCAATGAATCCTTTTGGTGGCCAATGGCTTCCGTCGATACTAAGGGTAATTCAGGACTGACGTATTCACTGACGATATCTATAAGACAATCTCTGCCTATTTGATTATCTAATTCAGTAAAAGATCCTAATATTAAGCCGCTGATGTCTTCAAATACACCTAATTGCTGTAATTGAGCGAAGTAAGTTCTAATACGGCCTTCCAGACCGCTGTAACTTTCTAAAAATAAAAATTTTCCCTTTAGATCTGGCCAATAAGCGGTTCCAGCTAATTTGAGGAAACAGCGAATGTTACCACCTAAAACTTGACCACTTACGGCACTTCCCTGAATAAATTTAGAATTTTCCTGGATAAACTTGTTGACTACATCATTTGTGTCCCTATCATCTATAAGACTTCTAAAAGCTTCAAATTGTCTATGACTACTTTTATCAACCAAGTGCCGCACTTGAAAGAGTACTGAGCTTTTACCGGTTTGAGTATAAATTGCGTTAATCACCGTGGTTAAATCAGAATAGCCAAATAATTTGCAGGAAGAATTTTTAATTGCTTTATAATCTAAATAGCAAATAGTTTCATTAGCTACATCTCCTCCTGACAAATCGAAGATAAAATTAATTGCCGGATTTTTAAAATACTGGTTAACTATTTCAGCTCGTTTTTTGGCATTAACTGCTCCAATCCTAGAGTCGCTAAATAAGGCATCTGCTTGGTAGTGTACTTTAACAGAAAGATTTTCTAACAGCTTGATTAAGTTTACCAGTGTTTTCTTTTCTTTATTGCTTAGACCATTAGATAAGGCAACTAAGGCAATTTCTTTCATGATACTCCCCTATTCTTGCATCTTACTTACTATTCTATCAAATTAAAGTTACTATAATTATACATATGACCATCATTTAACTTCAACTCCTTCGATAATTTTCATTTAATTCGCTAAAATGAGACTAGTATGGTAAGTTGAACGAAATATCAGTTTATTAGAGAGGTGTAAATAATGGATTATAATGAGGTATTAGACTTTTGGTTTAAAGAACTGGACCCGAAACAGTGGTTCAACGGTGGCGATCAAGTGGATCAGCAAATTATAGAAAGGTTCTCTGACCTACATAGCCAAGTTGCCGCTGGTGAACACGCAGATTGGCGTCAAGATGCTAAAGGTAGGCTAGCTGAAATTATTGTATTAGACCAATTCTCCCGTAATATCTATCGCAATAGTGGCCAGGCCTATGCTTATGACAATATGGCCCTGGCTTTAGCCCAAGAAGGCATTGAACACGCTGATTTAAATGATTTGACAGTTGAAGAGCGTGGCTTCTTCTATATGCCCTTTATGCATTCAGAATCGCTTAAAATACATGAACAAGCTCTAGATCTCTTTGCTTCTGAACCCGGACTGAGCCAGCGCTTAAAATATGAAAAAATGCACTATGATATCATTAAAGAATATGGTCGCTATCCCTACCGCAATGAATACTTAGGGCGTGAAAACACTCCTGAGGAAGAAGAATACTTAAAACATAATGAAGGCTTCTAAAGCGATAAAAAAGGACTTCACCCTAATTATGATGAAGTCCTTTTCTTCTGCTTTAATTGTAATTATAAATTTTTTTGGATAAAGTCGACCGATTTCTCAATGATATCAAAAGGAACCCAGTGGTCTTCTTCCTCATAAATGTAGTATGAGATGTTAACCCCCTTATTATCCGCTTGTATTTTTGGGATAAGCTGGCGATTAATATCTGTATTTATCCAGTTATCCTTGCCCCCATTATAAACAAAGAATGGAAGACCCTCTAGCTGATCGAGATGGTCGGCTAGGTTCCAGCTACGGATAAAGGCTAAGTCTTCATTTACATTTTGACTAGCTTGGTCTTGGTTATATAATTGCCCTAATTGTTCAACCGCATCAATGGCAGCAATGTATTGGACTGCCCCATCTAACTTATGGCCATTCTTAGCAATAATTAAACCAGTCGTGAGCCCACCCATTGACGTTCCAAAAATAGCCAAGTGCTTAACACTATAAGCTTCTGTTATGGCCTGAACTAAGCGTGGAAATTCTTCTACATTATGCTTTAGAACGGATGCCAGGTCTTTTTCCATTTGATATTGGTAATTATTGGGGCGCCGTTGTCCATGGAGATAGGCATCAGGGATAACCACATGAAAGCCTGCCTTAGCAAAAGCGATGGCTTGGGTTAGAATTGATTCTTTGACATTTGTCCAGCCGTGATAGCCAATAATAAAGTCCTTTAATTTATTACTCTGTCCTTCCATAAATACCTCTAAGACAGGAATATCAGAAAAGACATTATAACGGACAGTATAATTTGTAGCCGTCATGCAATTCTCCTTTCACTTATTTATTCTTACTTGCATTAGGACTGAGCCGTCTTTCTAGTAATTCCATCAGATAATCAGCCACGATAGACATTAAGGCGATCGGGATTACGCCAGCTAAGATAATACTGGTCCCTTCCGAAGCGTTAACACCCCGGGTTAAAATGGAACCTAGTCCCCCTGCTCCAACAAAGGTACCAATGGTAGCAATCCCAATGGCAGTAATGAAAGCATTTCGAATACCTCCTAAAATGACCGGGAAGGCTAAAGGAAATTCAACTTTTAAAATCACTTGCATCTTAGTCATGCCCATGCCCTTACCAACATCAATGATGCCGGCATCGATATTTCTAACCCCAGTATAAGTATTTCGTAGAATCGGCAATAAGGAATAGAGGAAGACGGTTAAAACCACCAGATTTGACCCTAGCCCTAAGTAAAGCATCAATACAGACAATAAGGCCAAGGCTGGAACGGTTTGAATAATATTTGCGATACTAATCACGACATTGGCTAGTTTTTCCCGTCTAGCAATGTAAAAACCTAATGGGATAGCCAATAAACAGGCAAATATGGTGCCATACAAGGCCATTAGCATTTGTTGAAAGAATTGACTAATGACATAAGAACTATTTTCTGAATAATAATAGAGTAATTGTTGCCATACACTTAAATCCGTGATATCAGCCATGTCTATTCAACCTCCTTTTTTCTGACTGGTTCTAAGTAAGGTTCTTTGTTTTCAAAATAATTATTACGTAGTAACCATTCCTTAGCTACTGTACTAGGTTCTAATAAGTAATTATCAGCGGTAAAGTTTAGCCGTTGCATTTCTTCATTACTGATCGCTCCTGCAAGTTTGGCCATGACCTTATCCAGGTCAGGATATCTGGCACGTATCTCATTGGTAGCTACAGGACTAGCGTCATAAGGAGGGAATAGGTGTCTGTCGTCTTCTAAGACCTTGAGATCTTCAGAGATAATTCTTCCGTCGGTTGAATAGCCTAAGGCAACATCAATTTCTCCATTAGCTATGGCTGTGTAAACCAACCCAATGGCCATGGGGTAAAGGTTATCAAAGTCAAAACCGTAAGTTTGGACAAAGCCATCATAGCCGTCCCCTTCGCGTTCGAGCCAGGAGTTATCGACTCCCACCTTAAAGGTATCGGCATATTGTTCTAAATCGCTGACCTTTTCAAGGCCTAGTTCCTCCGCATCTTCTCGCCTTACCATAAAGGCATAGGTGTTGGCAAAGCCATAAGTAGGATACCAGGTTTGGTCAAACTCTTCTTCAAAGCCTTTAACGACTTTTTCAAGCGCGAGTTGGGGATCTGTAATCGGTTCTTGGCCCAATTCACCTGTCAAGCTGGTCCCTGTATAACGGACTGAAGCCACGTTTGCATCTCCGGTTTGAAGGGCGGCGTGGTTCATCGATGAGGAACCGAGGTTAGTAATCCGATTAGCATCAATAGGTATATAGTGTTCTACCATGCCTTCAACAATGAAGCCCATAATTTCAGCTTCTGTACTACCTAAGCTGGCAATGGTTATAGTATCCGAATCAGCAGCATTAGATAAACCGGGTAAGGAACAACTAGACAATAAGACGACACTAAAGAGAGTGAGAATTCTTTTAATAATACGTTTCATGCTTAAGCCGCCTCCTCTTTTGATGACATTTGAGGTGAGGACCATTGTTCAACTTTCCCCATGATAAAATCAACTACTAAGGCCAGTATGGTTACTGGGATCGTTCCACCAAAGATGAGGTCAGCTCTAAAGAGGTTTAGACCATTAAAGATCATTTCTCCTAAGCCCCCACCACCGATATATGCCGCTAGCGTGGTCCAGGCAATCACATAGACCGCTGATAAACGCACCCCAGCCATAATCACGGGCGTAGCTAAGGGAAGTTGCACTTTCCAAATTAATTGCCAAGGGGTCAAGCCCATGCCCTTACCTGCATCTAAGAGATCAGCACTTACCGAAGTCATTCCTAAATAAGTATTTCTAAGAATGGGCAGTAAGGAATAGAGGAATAAGGCTATAATCGATGGTGTCCTTCCCACACCAAAGAAAGGGATCATTAAGGCTAAAAGTGCCATAGTGGGAATAGTTTGTAAGATACTTACTAAACTAATAAAACCACCGGCATATTTTTGATGTTGAGATAGAAAGATTCCCAAAGGAATAGCAACGGCGATTCCCAAAGCTAAGGAAATGAGGGAAATACTAATGTGCTGGCCTAAAAGTCTTAAAATTTCATCGCCTTCTTGTTGTAAAAATTCTATCATACTCATTCAGTCCCCTCTTCTTGACTGGTGACTGTTTCTTCTGAATTATCTTCTTCACTATCATCGCCCCAGACACTATCGTAAACAAAGTTAACTAAAGCACTGCGGGTGACAATACCGGTTAATTGCCGGTCACTATTGACAACTGGAATATTAGGCAAAGCCCCTTTTAGGATACGTTGCATGGTATCTTGGACCAAGTCATCCTCTTGGACTGGATAAGTCCTTTGGTCCATTACCGCACTGACAGAAGCATCACGGGATTGTTCATGAGTAATGGTTTCCAGGCTAATCCTTCCCATTAGATGACGATAATCATCAATCACAAATAGCGAATCGACACGGTTATTGCGCATAACTCGAATAGCATCGCTAATCGATTTGCCTAAACTAATCGTTAAGGGATTTGTGTTCATAATTTCCTTAACAGTGATGATATTGGCCCGAGCCTGCATGAGACGGTCTTCACCTAAGAAATCGCGGACGTAGTCGTCTGCAGGATTTTGAATAATATTATCTGGAGTATCATATTGAACCAGATCGCCATCCCGCCAAATCGCAATTCGGTCTGCCAATGCGAGTGCCTCATCCATATCATGAGTCACAAAAACAAAGGTTGACCCATATTCTCTTTGTAAATCTTTGACGAGTTCTTGTAAGGAATCTCTGGTGATGGGATCCAAAGCTCCAAAGGGTTCATCCATTAAAACAATTTCTGGATTCGCAGCTAATGCGCGGATAACCCCAACCCGCTGTTGCTGCCCTCCTGATAGTTCAGAAGGATAGCGGTCAAGGAAATCTTCTGGTAATTCCACTCGCTTTAATAAGCGATGGGCGATTCTTTTACATTCTTCTTCGTCAACTTTGAGTAAGCGTGGTACGGTAACAATGTTATCGTAAATCGTCATGTGGGGCATGAGCCCAATTTGTTGGATGACATAACCAATTTTACGCCTTAAATCAACGGGATTAAGGTTGGTGGTCTTTTGTCCATTAATTAATATGTCCCCAGAACTGGGATCATGCATCCGATTAATCATACGGAGTGCGGTAGTTTTCCCGCTACCCGATCGTCCGATAAAACAAACAAACTCACCATCATTAATCGTTAGCGACGATTTCTTTAAGGCCTGGACATTACCAGGATAAATTTTCTCAACCTGATCAAATTCAATCATAGAATCTCCTTCTTTTTAAATTATTATTCCTGTAAATATTTTTCATAGTTTTAATATATCAATAAAATAAAAAGAATACAATTCTATCAAATAAATCCTCATATAATCAAAAAAGCTGGAATTGACTAAAAAGTTCTTCTGTGGTAAATCAATTACCCCTTCAACTTTTCAATCAACTTCAGCGTCTTAAGCGTTGTTGTAATTGCTAAGGCTTAGTAAATTTTTGTGAGCGGCTACTTAGGCATCTTCGCCCCATACTTCTTTTGCAACTTCGATTAATAATTTTATTTTTTTCCATTGGTCTTCTTCACTGATCTTATTGCCAATTTCATTGGAAGAAAAGCCACATTGAGGGCTAATACTTAAACGATCTAAGGGAACATATTGACTGGCTTCTTTAATCCGGGCGATTAGGTCGTCTTTGCTTTCTAATTCAGCTGACTTTGTTGTGACTAAGCCTAAGACGACATGCTTGTCATCAGATACAGTCTTTAGAGGTTCAAAAGTTCCCGCCCGCTCAGAGTCATATTCTAGGAAGTAGGCATGGACATTTTCTTGATCAAATAAGGGGCTTTGTACGGTGTCATAGCCTCCTGAAGCAAACCAAGTTGAGCGGAAATTTCCCCTACAGATATGGGTGTTGATCCTTAAATCGGAAGGTTTATTTGCGATAACTGCATTATTGACGCGGGCATAAAGGGCTTTTAATTCTTCGATTTTCCCTTGGCTATATTCACTTCCATCGTAATCTTTACCCCCAGCTAAACGTCCCCAAGTACAATCATCAAATTGAATGGTCCGACAGCCTGCTTGATAGAGGTCTTCAATGACTTGGCTATAGGCTTGGGTAATATCAGCTAATAAGTCGTCTAATTGGCTATATATCCCCTGAGTATATTCCTTATTAAAGTCACGTAAAACCTCTTGCAAGAATTGAGCTGGCGCTGGAATGGTTTGCTTAACGTCAACATGATCAGAAGCATGCGCTTGGGTAAATTTGAAATGATTCACAAAAGGATGGTTATCACCATTTATTTTATCAACAATTCGGCTGGTCACGGCAAAGACTTGTTCTCCGGAGAATTGAGTTCCCGCTTCTACTTCAACACGGTCAACACCATTGAGTCCCCAGAAGAAGTCAAAATGCCAACTTTTACGGCGAAATTCACCATCCGTGATGGTCTTTAAACCAAGGGCTTCTTCTTTTTTGATCAGGTCAATAATCGCTTGGTCTTCTAAAGTTTTAAGTTCTGAATATTCAATTTCTTCGTTTTCAAATTTCGCTCTTGCATCAATGAGCTCTTGGGGACGTAGAAAAGACCCCACATGGTCATAACGAAACGGTGATTGTTTTAACTGAGTAAATTTTGGCATAATTAGCACTCCTTTTATTTTTAATTGATGTCATAAAAAAATCCCATCCCTGGAACAATAATCTTTCCTAGGGACGGGATAACCGTGGTACCACCCTGATTACTCCTCTATTGCTAAAGGAGTCACTTATACAATCTGTATCAATTGCTGCAAAGTAACGGTTGCTACCGTTTAGAAAGCCGACACCTTCTAAAACCTCCGAGTTCATCTTCACTGATTCCATCGTCATTAGCTCTCATCCCTACTAATTTTCTGTAAACGCTTTGAATAAGCTACTCTTCTCATCACAGTTAATTTATTTATTTGTTTTATAGCATAGCAAGGCTTTGTCCTAAAGGCAAATCACTTTATCATCATTCTAGAAAGATGGACCGGAAGATCGATCACTATTGATTAGGTAAAAGCTTGATAAATCAACAGGTCATTGACTAAAATTTGGTTAGTGATCGTTACACCCTATCTTATCAGATATATTTTTGATATCTATTGGTAATGCTTGGTCTCAAAACCAAGAGGATTATAAAAACACATCAGCTTATGATTGCTTATTCTTATCTAAAAAGTAAGCAACCGCAAATGAAATTACCATGGCAGAAATTAAGATATAAGATTGATATTGACTGTAGGCTGCAGGGCCTAAAAATAAGAATAAAGCTGCCGTAAAAATTAAAGGGGCAATGGCAATCTTCTTATTATTCAGTAACTGAGGGACTGTTATAGCACCAAAAAGAGCTGGCGTAATATGGTCAAAACCCGGTTTAAGGACAGGATGGTTTAAGATAGGCACTAGCCAGGATCCAATTAAAAATACCCCTGCGGCTAAAACTACGATAGTCACCAGTGAAGAGATCCCCACACAAATTATGGCAATCACATCCCCCTTCTCGCTCCCTGGACTGACCCCGGCAATTTTTTGTCCAGCTACCGTCACTGGCATCTTCATGTTAGTTATATTCCCGGTAATTGAACTCAAATACATGGCTCCAGAACCAAAGATGGGATAGAAGGACAGGTTCTCTACCACTGCCATAGGTAGAAAAATAGCGATTAAACTACTCCCGGCCGCTAAAGCCTTAGTAAAGGATAAACCGACTCCATACCAATAAGCCGTCCCTATCGGCACCATAAACATGGCAATTAAAGCAATTATACTGGTGATCTTGCCTAGGCGGTTGATTTCTTGAGAAAATTCTTTTGAAGTACGTGTTTTTTTATCGTTCATAGGCTAAACTCCTTAAAATATTTGTGCTTGTAGGATGACGGCTCCCATCCCTACTATCAAAGCAATGGGTAGGGAATAATCTTTTAGGCTAGTCCAGCCAAAGCGCTTAGCTAAGAAATCGATGATTAAAGTCGTCAGCCCGGCAGCTAAGAAAGCCACTAGGGATGAGATATTTTCCGTATTAAATACATAAGGTGTCGATAAGGTAATTAACATTGCTGTAAATAAAGCGCCAGATACTAAAGCGACCATGTTAGTATTATGACTCTCTTCCTTAGCCTTTTGGGAGACTTGGTCTAGTTTGTCCATAAAGAGAATGTTAAATAGTATCCCCCATATGATTCCAATTGTCA
The nucleotide sequence above comes from Aerococcus urinae. Encoded proteins:
- a CDS encoding ABC transporter ATP-binding protein; its protein translation is MIEFDQVEKIYPGNVQALKKSSLTINDGEFVCFIGRSGSGKTTALRMINRMHDPSSGDILINGQKTTNLNPVDLRRKIGYVIQQIGLMPHMTIYDNIVTVPRLLKVDEEECKRIAHRLLKRVELPEDFLDRYPSELSGGQQQRVGVIRALAANPEIVLMDEPFGALDPITRDSLQELVKDLQREYGSTFVFVTHDMDEALALADRIAIWRDGDLVQYDTPDNIIQNPADDYVRDFLGEDRLMQARANIITVKEIMNTNPLTISLGKSISDAIRVMRNNRVDSLFVIDDYRHLMGRISLETITHEQSRDASVSAVMDQRTYPVQEDDLVQDTMQRILKGALPNIPVVNSDRQLTGIVTRSALVNFVYDSVWGDDSEEDNSEETVTSQEEGTE
- a CDS encoding ABC transporter permease gives rise to the protein MIEFLQQEGDEILRLLGQHISISLISLALGIAVAIPLGIFLSQHQKYAGGFISLVSILQTIPTMALLALMIPFFGVGRTPSIIALFLYSLLPILRNTYLGMTSVSADLLDAGKGMGLTPWQLIWKVQLPLATPVIMAGVRLSAVYVIAWTTLAAYIGGGGLGEMIFNGLNLFRADLIFGGTIPVTILALVVDFIMGKVEQWSSPQMSSKEEAA
- a CDS encoding 5-methyltetrahydropteroyltriglutamate--homocysteine S-methyltransferase; amino-acid sequence: MPKFTQLKQSPFRYDHVGSFLRPQELIDARAKFENEEIEYSELKTLEDQAIIDLIKKEEALGLKTITDGEFRRKSWHFDFFWGLNGVDRVEVEAGTQFSGEQVFAVTSRIVDKINGDNHPFVNHFKFTQAHASDHVDVKQTIPAPAQFLQEVLRDFNKEYTQGIYSQLDDLLADITQAYSQVIEDLYQAGCRTIQFDDCTWGRLAGGKDYDGSEYSQGKIEELKALYARVNNAVIANKPSDLRINTHICRGNFRSTWFASGGYDTVQSPLFDQENVHAYFLEYDSERAGTFEPLKTVSDDKHVVLGLVTTKSAELESKDDLIARIKEASQYVPLDRLSISPQCGFSSNEIGNKISEEDQWKKIKLLIEVAKEVWGEDA